The segment cgggaagtaaggggttgccggttAAAATTGgcaaagcaaagggggtgcaaaaaagacttagaatttttttagtaggtacaataacatgtctgttctggcgctctgtttgatcgcgatcatcgcggtcaacctaacacactcctcctcgcttcgctcgtcgtcgcacctatcttgtctctgttacttaaatttactgttccaaacatgcttattttagcgtcttctatacgatagcatcataaaaaataggggTCATAATGACAACAACACCCATCGAACTTTATCTATGTCCTAAAAATCGGCTCAACTTTCAGGtccaatatctcggccatttttgattttagagaaaaagttttttctacaaaacttgcttattttagcgtcttctatacgatagcatcataaaaaataggtgtcataataacaccaACCCCATCAAAATTTTTCTAAGTCCTgcgccccctttgctttagtccaacccacgtgtcgtatattttacacatgtagttaatcaatttattacacaaatgttcaaaggtatatttatgtatctttgatttttcgccttgcatccttctgactgtagtgttagtagccacataactaagattacatcgttttttatgttgatattatgcttcacatacatcgttgccttaaacatggagtataattaacaggtattcatttaatattttcgtcggaactcatattatacaataaacaacgcacaaataaaatagaattacagatacacaatgaaaaatgttcaactttacctccaaaacgattaaaaaaacaccaacgcgtgtttgagtagacatttttaccgctaatatttaaatgaaatatagtttatcaaaggactgtctcatttcaaacatagacagagattatcatactatctttgtcttacactggtactagcacccaaaagaaaaggatgagtatagtttttttgttcttttttactgacaaactggtttgaccaactatattttaaatctgtatttgtaggtaaatttgcaattcaatattattggaatttgttaataatgttttatttatatatttttgtaaaactgcaaaatatattaattatcgtttattgttttttttaaaggggtattggcagaatgtcattccgaaccatgagcaaatattggttatagttttttttttggctgaatgccatgatgctgtgtcacaaatatatgtgaaatggaaattaaaaaagaggcacttcccggcctaggcctgcaactttgtatgaaatttcattacaggcccctcgtctagccgcgccggagtcgtgatacttcccagcctaatataaagaacgtaatatcaatattacatagcatgtttgagaaaatacaaTAATTGAGTGAGCGAGCGCTTATTCACTCGTTTACAATAATTTCGTTTCTAAAAACCAATAACTTGTTTGTGGTACACACTTCTGACCATTGGTAGACCTTATGTCGTTGCAATAAGCCCTACAGTAAACTGTGTCGACGATGTAGTATCACGtcttggccacgacattgcgcgactggcttcggctaaggcgacaaccataggttggagcgagacacagcgatcgggcctttcgttcccacctatggttttcGCTTTAAACTGTGTCCAGGGTAGTGGTATCGAAAGGGTATGACTAGTAGTTAGCGACGCGGGAACTACCACAGCCAGTTTTTGGTGAGTGTGGCCTCTGGCGGTTGTTTGTCTCTCTCTTCCATCTGTAACATGAGCTTGCTCTGGTCGTCGCGGAAGATGTTGGCTCCCGCGAGTTTACCTACTGTATAGCACCCTACTGTATAGCACTAGCGACGCTGGACCTTGTTTACAATTCTGTTTCTAATTAAACCAATGGCTTGTCTGTCGAACACACTTCTGACTAATGTTAGtccttatctcgttgcaataaagtttacaaatGATCAGTGACCGTGTCCATGGTAGTGGTATAGAAAGGGTATTGACCTCAGTAGTTAGCGACGCGTGAACGACCGCAGccagtttttggtgagcgtgggCTCCGGCGGTTGTTTGTCTCTCTCTTCCATCTGCTCCATGAGCTTGCGCTGGTTGTCGCGGAAGGCGGCGATGGGGTCGTCGAACTGGCTGTAGTAGCGCAGCACGTCGCGCACGTCCAATATTGATGACATCGCGATCGCTGGAAAATAAACAAGTGAACAATCGAAAGATGTTCACAAAGCTAAGACCTTTCTAACACAGGGTAGCTTAAAATCATTTATCAACTGCGATGTGACTAAACACGGTTGATATTTAAAAGTCAGTTCTCATATGACGCTACTTATCGAAAATTGGTCTTCAATTTTCATGTTTAATAGCATTTTTGCATTACCCCAAGTAAGAGAAGCCTCACCCAGCTTGTTATTTTTTGAAACTAACCTAATTTTTGGAAGTCATACATGATGAGTGAATTTTATTGGCAAGGCAAGTAGGTATTACATGAACGCGACAAaacaattttgataggaacCTCGTCTTCTGCGATGTTAGATTAACAATAGTCATAGTAGATATACTTACTTTGCAGCAGGTTGGCCAGGTCGAGTAAGGCAGTGTCGTCATCCGCGCCCTTCCACTTTTGCAAGATTAACGCGTTCTCCGGGTGGAACTTGGTCGCTTGTTTGTTCCAGTCTACTACGATTACCTGCACACACACATAAGTACATTTAAGAAACAATGTCCTCTTGTAGTTGAAAGCTTCATAAAAAAGCttagattataaattataatctttCAAGTTGTTGTTTTTGAGGTTCTAGATTCAGTTCCCAGTTCCATCAatattatatctatttatttcagtttgctTTAGGGTCCACTCAGTTAACATAAATGTAAGTACTATATATTTTTCTTCAGTTAATCTATAAAAAagacaaataatattaattacccGGGATTGTCACATAATGTACAACTTTTTTAGTGTAAAATCTACAGTTTTTAGGGAAAAATCGTCAACGAACCTTTGACAAATCCCGGTTGAGACCCTCCAGGTTCTTAACATGAACTCCATCTATAAAGTGCGTGGAATCTCTGAACAGCCTGTACGCGATCATCTTATTCTCAGGGTCTAGTTTGTCGATCACTGGCCAGATCATGAACGCGTTCTCGGATGTGAAGATGATCACTTCGAAGTCAGATGCTGCCACGGTTTGAAGGAACTGGTCTACGCCTGGACGCTTTTTAAACCTGAAAGGTACGATATAATACgtgaaagtaagtaagtagtacatATATACGTAAATTTATTAGCGATTATCATATAATCATACACTCATTTAGACGAATTTAGaagaaagcaaaaaaaaaaaagtttagttactaagttatataaattacttttgGTGTGGTAAATATCTAGAGATAGAATATTCTTCATTGGCAGACCTTAGTAAAAGATacaccttacagaaaacaattgataatccagtaattaaaccttattttttgcgtttatttaaatttgttaatgagtatattataattatttacccGCAACACCGAGTCACAGCCGAGGATCAAAAGGCTCAGTTTATTAAACGATTTCAAGTATCTGTAACTTGCCTGCTAGCAGTTTCAAGTGAGACGAATGACTAAGAACTAAGAGGCAAAAACATTCTCTTCAGTTAGCACCCAAGCAAGCAAGGGCCCTTTCTCGAAAGGCTGGTTTCATGGCCTTGAGTCGAGTCAACCTATCTACCTATATTTAGTAGCGACAATTTACTGACTGAAAAAGGTGCTTGCGTGCGACACATGGGTCAGCTGTCAAGCCTATTCGGCATTCGCATATTTCGGAGAGATGGTTATTTCGTCAGCATACCTCCAGCCGGTCTGGTAGGACCAATCAGGATGGACCAGCACGTCTGTGAACTCCAGCACGAGGGTGTACGTGGGCTGGTACTGCGGTGGCAGCGGATCCGGAAGCAGTTTCTCTCGGGACGGCTCTTTGATCATCTGAAACACCATGTTATGTTAATTCGTACGCAAATAGAGATTATATCATTGATAATATCACTGAGTTACAAATACCAGCATACAGTGCTTGTATCTCAAGATATGGTTAGAAATTTTTGCttgcaaatattttaaattgacacAGCCGCAaaatttatttagcaaataggcctcagaggcacttttacacgtcaagTTGTTTTACATTACaagcataaaaaataaatcactaTGAGTAACTTTAATTTGCTTGTGACTGTTGTTACAATTACTTATCCAAAATGTAATCCTCAACCATCAAATATCAAATTGCTCATAATCATCTGATACATAAAAGCTGcatccaatgagggctatcgtttttttgctcaccagttggcgcctctgttgatggtggtccaaaagactatagaaaagctgtcagtcattgaagtgacaagtgacatttgacatttcgaactatggaaaagaccaccatctacactagcgcccctagcggcgaattcatacgcgttagccctcattgctaaggttaatattttcaataatggatACAAGTGCATAAGCACATAAGCACCTTCTGGTTCGAGAACTCGTCATCCAGCAGCGTGCCGTCTGCAGCGCGCCGCGGCGCCCCCAACTCCACCACCAGCAGCCACCACTGTCAGAACCTGGGGGTACACTACCTTCTCATAGAATGTGAGCTCCTTCCACGTCCTCTTCAAGTACTGCAGAGGTACGGGTAAGTGCGAGAACTCGTCATCGAGCAGCGTGCCGTCTTCAGCGTGCCGCGGCGCCCCCATCTCCACCA is part of the Cydia strobilella chromosome 17, ilCydStro3.1, whole genome shotgun sequence genome and harbors:
- the LOC134748782 gene encoding mitochondrial import inner membrane translocase subunit TIM50-C-like — translated: MSLRKVLFLTKAVCCNTVKLQKTSFPRHNLCFVSANSLRFYGTENIGDKNKQSTPEKVDILGRFFPQNPVVDEAQKIKNEQENFEKENKEKTEENEKSWRRMKIGFAVFGGALTVMGGCMVVEMGAPRHAEDGTLLDDEFSHLPVPLQYLKRTWKELTFYEKMIKEPSREKLLPDPLPPQYQPTYTLVLEFTDVLVHPDWSYQTGWRFKKRPGVDQFLQTVAASDFEVIIFTSENAFMIWPVIDKLDPENKMIAYRLFRDSTHFIDGVHVKNLEGLNRDLSKVIVVDWNKQATKFHPENALILQKWKGADDDTALLDLANLLQTIAMSSILDVRDVLRYYSQFDDPIAAFRDNQRKLMEQMEERDKQPPEPTLTKNWLRSFTRR